Proteins from a genomic interval of Paenibacillus sp. RC334:
- a CDS encoding DUF421 domain-containing protein, with the protein MGHDIFAHIFRTLLMYFIVFLVMRLMGKREIGKLSVFDLVISIMIAEIAVFSLEDIKRPLYEGLIPLGVLLILQIGISYFSLKSRRLRLLFDGKPSVLFSNGQINREEMLKQRYNLDDLLLQLREQNIEGLDDVEYVILETTGKLTVISKDDDVGDSESEKQKPNLEQTNLINNDQQENKVHPSPQIGGKFRYEGLPIPLIMDGKVLDRNLERMDMNRFWLKNQIQAQGHKDFKDVFLCSVNHKGDVYITPPAFGESSD; encoded by the coding sequence TTGGGTCACGATATTTTTGCACATATATTTCGAACGTTGCTCATGTATTTTATTGTATTTCTGGTTATGCGCTTAATGGGTAAACGGGAGATCGGAAAATTATCTGTTTTTGACCTCGTGATATCCATTATGATTGCGGAAATCGCTGTATTCAGTTTGGAAGATATAAAACGTCCGTTGTATGAAGGATTGATTCCTTTGGGCGTGCTTCTGATTTTGCAGATCGGCATTTCGTATTTCAGTCTTAAAAGTCGGCGTCTGCGGCTGCTGTTCGATGGTAAGCCCAGTGTATTGTTCTCCAATGGACAAATAAACAGGGAAGAAATGCTGAAGCAACGCTACAATTTAGATGATCTGCTGTTACAACTTCGGGAACAAAATATCGAAGGCTTGGACGATGTAGAATACGTTATTTTGGAAACGACAGGCAAGCTCACGGTCATAAGTAAAGATGATGACGTTGGAGATAGTGAATCTGAAAAGCAGAAACCAAATTTAGAACAAACGAATTTGATAAACAACGATCAACAAGAGAATAAAGTCCATCCTTCGCCTCAAATCGGCGGGAAGTTTAGATATGAAGGCCTTCCCATTCCGTTGATTATGGATGGCAAAGTGCTGGATCGAAATTTGGAGCGTATGGATATGAACCGTTTTTGGCTTAAAAATCAGATTCAAGCTCAAGGACATAAAGATTTTAAGGATGTTTTCTTGTGCTCGGTTAACCATAAAGGCGATGTATATATTACGCCGCCTGCCTTTGGGGAATCCTCGGATTAA
- the spoVB gene encoding stage V sporulation protein B, producing the protein MKKQTFIHGAIILLAAGIINRLLGFIPRIALPRIIGPEGVGLYQQGYPFFIVLVTLITGGIPLAVAKLVAESETAGQPEMSRRILHTSLRFTVTLSLLAMVLCLLFAPWITSHLLTDSRVYYTFVSMSPMIVIVAVSSAYRGYFQGKQNMIPSASSSIAETVMRIFCVIWFAYLLLPHGVAYAAAGAMLGALAGELIGMIVLLWQYKWNQQKGHIPLQPEVSPSSSAHSEQPSVLSRLLSISVPVTAGRLVGSLSYLLESILCMRSLAVAGIATGVATAQYGAMQGMVIPVLLLPGVLTSSLAVSLVPSLSEAAAKGQMTAIHKRLHQSLRLALVAGAPFAVIMYVLAEPLCLLLYNNGDIAGMLKLMAPFALFMYIQAPLQATLQALDRPGSALFNTFVGAVIKIVLIVWLASQPQYGIYGAVIAICINSSIVTLLHGFSVSRLLRFRVRLLDFWKTGVGMIIMAAAVLYAYRHLTVFSQMWLQFLFAAGLGIILYLFLMTLIKMIDWDNLNRIPILRRWFKA; encoded by the coding sequence TTGAAAAAGCAGACATTCATCCATGGAGCAATTATTTTATTAGCGGCTGGAATTATCAATCGGCTGCTGGGTTTTATTCCGCGAATCGCGCTCCCGCGTATTATCGGTCCCGAAGGAGTCGGCTTGTACCAACAGGGGTATCCCTTTTTTATCGTGCTGGTAACCCTTATTACCGGGGGGATACCGCTTGCCGTAGCCAAGCTTGTAGCCGAATCTGAAACGGCAGGTCAGCCCGAAATGTCACGGCGTATTTTGCACACAAGCCTGCGTTTCACCGTTACACTCAGCCTGCTTGCCATGGTGCTCTGTCTTCTCTTTGCCCCCTGGATTACAAGCCACCTGCTGACAGACAGCCGTGTTTATTATACATTTGTCAGCATGAGTCCGATGATTGTTATTGTTGCTGTTTCCTCTGCCTACAGAGGCTATTTTCAGGGAAAACAAAATATGATTCCGTCCGCAAGCTCCTCCATTGCCGAGACTGTCATGCGCATTTTTTGCGTCATCTGGTTTGCTTATCTGCTCCTTCCGCATGGCGTAGCCTATGCTGCTGCGGGGGCGATGCTCGGTGCGCTGGCGGGTGAACTCATTGGCATGATTGTTCTTCTATGGCAATACAAGTGGAACCAGCAAAAAGGTCATATCCCCCTACAACCGGAAGTTTCTCCATCTTCAAGTGCTCATTCCGAACAACCGTCTGTGTTGTCACGACTTCTGTCTATATCGGTTCCCGTAACAGCCGGAAGACTTGTGGGATCGTTGTCCTATTTGCTCGAATCTATTCTATGTATGCGCAGCCTGGCCGTAGCAGGTATTGCCACCGGAGTGGCAACCGCCCAATACGGGGCCATGCAGGGTATGGTCATTCCTGTGTTATTACTACCCGGTGTCCTCACCAGTTCACTGGCTGTTTCCCTTGTACCTTCTTTATCCGAAGCTGCTGCCAAGGGACAAATGACAGCCATTCATAAGCGATTGCATCAATCCCTTCGGCTTGCTTTAGTTGCAGGAGCCCCATTTGCTGTCATTATGTACGTATTGGCTGAGCCTCTGTGCCTGCTCCTCTACAACAATGGCGACATTGCAGGCATGCTTAAGCTCATGGCTCCTTTTGCTCTTTTCATGTACATTCAGGCCCCGCTTCAGGCAACACTTCAGGCTCTGGATCGTCCCGGAAGCGCCTTATTCAATACCTTTGTCGGAGCCGTTATCAAAATCGTGCTTATCGTCTGGCTTGCTTCCCAGCCTCAATACGGTATTTATGGAGCTGTTATTGCCATTTGTATCAACAGTTCCATAGTCACTCTTTTGCATGGCTTCAGTGTAAGCAGACTACTTCGGTTTAGAGTGCGGCTGCTTGATTTCTGGAAAACCGGAGTCGGCATGATTATCATGGCGGCTGCCGTCTTATATGCTTACAGACATCTAACGGTTTTCAGTCAAATGTGGCTGCAATTTCTTTTCGCCGCAGGCTTAGGCATTATTCTGTACCTTTTTCTAATGACTCTGATCAAAATGATTGACTGGGACAATCTCAACCGTATCCCCATCCTGAGAAGATGGTTTAAGGCATAG
- the queA gene encoding tRNA preQ1(34) S-adenosylmethionine ribosyltransferase-isomerase QueA translates to MNVNDYDFELPETLIAQTPLLDRSASRLLTLNKGSGEVDHHTFSDIVQYLQPGDTLVLNDTRVIPARLFGIKEDTGAKAEVLLLKQLEGDRWEALVKPGKKLKKGAVIVFGDELKAVIEEEGDMGGRVLSFSYEGIFQEILDRLGQMPLPPYIKEQLDDRERYQTVYARHEGSAAAPTAGLHFTEELLDRIREKGVSIAFVTLHVGLGTFRPMSVDTIEEHVMHEEYYSLSQETADVLNETKARGGRVVAVGTTSCRTLETVGNTFGDGLLQASSGWTQIFIYPGYEFRVVDAMITNFHLPKSTLVMLVSALAGRENIMHAYQEAIDQEYRFFSFGDAMFIY, encoded by the coding sequence ATGAACGTAAACGATTACGATTTTGAATTACCTGAAACATTAATTGCACAGACGCCTTTGCTTGATCGAAGTGCTTCCAGACTGCTGACGTTGAACAAGGGTAGCGGTGAAGTGGATCATCATACATTTTCAGATATTGTGCAGTATCTTCAACCGGGCGATACGCTGGTGCTAAATGATACGCGAGTGATTCCTGCACGCTTGTTTGGTATCAAGGAAGACACGGGAGCTAAGGCCGAGGTGTTACTGCTCAAGCAACTGGAGGGTGACCGATGGGAAGCATTGGTAAAACCCGGCAAGAAGCTTAAAAAGGGCGCGGTCATCGTTTTCGGTGATGAGCTGAAGGCGGTCATTGAGGAAGAAGGCGATATGGGCGGAAGAGTGCTTTCATTCTCATATGAAGGTATTTTTCAGGAGATATTGGATCGTCTTGGGCAAATGCCGCTTCCACCGTATATCAAGGAGCAACTGGATGACCGTGAGCGTTATCAGACGGTTTATGCCCGGCATGAAGGCTCAGCTGCGGCTCCAACCGCAGGATTGCATTTTACAGAGGAATTGCTGGACCGAATTAGAGAAAAGGGTGTTTCCATTGCTTTTGTCACCCTTCACGTCGGTTTAGGAACGTTCAGACCCATGTCTGTGGATACGATTGAGGAGCATGTGATGCATGAAGAATATTACTCATTGTCACAGGAAACGGCAGATGTGCTGAATGAAACCAAAGCGCGTGGCGGAAGAGTCGTGGCGGTGGGGACAACCAGTTGTCGGACGCTGGAGACGGTGGGCAATACATTCGGTGACGGACTATTACAGGCCAGCAGCGGCTGGACGCAGATTTTCATTTATCCAGGTTATGAATTCCGTGTGGTAGATGCGATGATTACGAATTTTCATTTGCCTAAATCCACATTGGTTATGCTGGTCAGCGCACTGGCGGGCAGGGAGAATATTATGCATGCTTACCAGGAGGCGATTGACCAGGAATATCGGTTTTTCAGCTTTGGGGACGCAATGTTCATTTATTAA
- the tgt gene encoding tRNA guanosine(34) transglycosylase Tgt, with protein MAPAIRYEHIKTCKQSGARLGRVHTPHGVIETPTFMPVGTQATVKTMSPEELKEMDAQIILSNTYHLFLRPGHDIIREAGGLHKFMNWDRPILTDSGGFQVFSLSEMRKITEEGVHFRSHLNGDKKFLSPEVAMEIQNSLGSDIMMAFDECPPFPAEYEYVKKSLERTSRWAERCLEAHARPHDQGLFAIVQGGMHEDLRKQSAADLTSMDFPGYAIGGLSVGEPKHLMYEVLDYTLPLLPTNKPRYLMGVGSPDALIEGAIRGVDMFDCVLPTRIARNGTTMTSQGRLVVRNAQYARDFGPLDPACDCYTCRNYSRAYLRHLIKADETFGLRLTTYHNLHFLIQLMRNVRQAIMDDRLLDFRDEFFEQYGLHDNDKGF; from the coding sequence ATGGCACCAGCAATAAGATACGAACATATTAAAACCTGCAAGCAATCGGGAGCCCGTCTCGGGCGTGTGCATACACCTCACGGGGTTATTGAGACACCAACCTTTATGCCTGTAGGGACACAAGCTACAGTTAAAACGATGAGTCCTGAGGAACTGAAAGAGATGGATGCTCAAATTATTTTGAGTAATACGTACCATCTGTTTCTTCGTCCTGGTCACGATATTATTCGTGAAGCGGGTGGGCTGCACAAGTTTATGAACTGGGATCGTCCTATTTTAACGGACAGTGGCGGGTTTCAAGTGTTTTCATTGAGTGAAATGCGTAAAATTACGGAGGAGGGCGTTCATTTTCGCTCTCATTTGAATGGAGATAAGAAGTTTCTTTCGCCAGAAGTGGCAATGGAAATTCAAAACTCGCTCGGCTCGGATATTATGATGGCCTTTGATGAATGTCCTCCTTTTCCGGCTGAATATGAGTATGTGAAAAAGTCGTTGGAACGCACCAGCCGTTGGGCTGAGCGCTGTCTGGAGGCGCATGCGCGTCCTCATGATCAAGGGTTGTTTGCTATTGTTCAGGGAGGGATGCATGAAGATCTGCGCAAGCAGAGCGCGGCGGATTTGACTTCCATGGATTTCCCGGGGTATGCTATTGGTGGACTGAGCGTAGGTGAACCGAAGCATTTGATGTATGAAGTGCTGGATTATACGCTTCCTCTGCTTCCCACTAACAAGCCACGCTATTTGATGGGCGTAGGTTCTCCGGATGCCTTAATTGAAGGCGCTATCCGTGGTGTGGATATGTTTGATTGCGTACTTCCAACACGAATTGCTCGCAACGGGACAACGATGACCAGCCAAGGCCGTCTTGTCGTTCGCAATGCCCAATATGCAAGAGATTTCGGCCCGCTTGATCCGGCTTGTGATTGCTATACCTGTCGTAATTATTCACGTGCTTACTTACGACACTTGATTAAAGCGGATGAAACCTTCGGGCTCCGACTGACAACGTATCATAATTTGCATTTCTTAATTCAATTGATGCGCAATGTCAGACAAGCGATTATGGATGACAGACTGCTTGATTTCCGCGATGAATTTTTTGAGCAGTACGGTCTTCATGATAATGATAAAGGTTTTTAA
- a CDS encoding post-transcriptional regulator, whose translation MGMEELDEQDWDDAIEMLCQSKADELILVGYEHVTSKDVWNCVSHKYEKEGIPPLHKLVNDILSLKATSFMNYLTMSALRGSTFE comes from the coding sequence GTGGGTATGGAAGAGCTGGATGAGCAGGATTGGGATGACGCAATTGAGATGCTGTGTCAAAGCAAGGCGGACGAGTTGATTCTCGTAGGCTATGAGCATGTCACAAGCAAGGACGTCTGGAATTGTGTCAGCCATAAATATGAAAAGGAGGGTATTCCTCCGCTGCACAAGCTCGTTAACGATATACTTTCCCTTAAAGCGACGAGCTTTATGAACTATTTGACAATGTCCGCATTACGGGGCTCCACTTTCGAATAG
- a CDS encoding BofC C-terminal domain-containing protein, with protein MKRLSWKKQIKRRWKHWRRTVWACTIFGSACLLAGLGILFSRYMQTMLSQSLATTVMADVDTEEPSHTSQAEVHSSQVQVLQSIRASGISRKTHLLTTYVCGTETLSLGTLSSQQLESLLKQHPDWKGRFNSRGEVWLERKVEDLSELCKQHAYMGISMDGQLTLFEGPPKKEKVIRTFFQLDVGSMETALPEGVYEQLQQGIRVQDMNEYNSVISTFGDFAVERTQRVLKQQY; from the coding sequence GTGAAGCGATTAAGCTGGAAAAAACAAATTAAACGACGCTGGAAGCACTGGAGAAGAACGGTGTGGGCCTGTACTATTTTTGGATCGGCTTGTTTGCTGGCAGGTTTAGGTATCCTGTTTTCACGTTATATGCAGACTATGCTGTCACAGTCCCTTGCTACTACCGTTATGGCGGACGTTGATACGGAGGAGCCTTCACACACGAGTCAGGCTGAAGTGCATTCCTCGCAGGTGCAGGTATTGCAAAGTATCCGTGCTTCTGGCATCAGCAGAAAGACTCATTTGTTAACTACCTATGTGTGTGGCACAGAGACACTTTCCTTGGGAACGTTAAGTTCGCAGCAGTTAGAGAGTTTGCTGAAGCAGCATCCCGATTGGAAGGGACGGTTCAATTCCAGGGGCGAGGTGTGGCTGGAGCGTAAAGTGGAGGATTTGTCGGAGTTATGTAAACAGCACGCCTACATGGGTATTAGTATGGATGGACAGCTTACTTTGTTTGAAGGACCGCCTAAAAAAGAAAAAGTAATTCGGACTTTCTTTCAGCTGGATGTGGGATCAATGGAAACGGCTCTGCCCGAGGGAGTGTATGAGCAGCTCCAGCAGGGAATCCGTGTGCAGGATATGAACGAATACAACAGCGTGATCTCCACTTTTGGTGATTTTGCGGTGGAACGAACACAGCGGGTATTGAAGCAGCAATATTGA
- the ruvB gene encoding Holliday junction branch migration DNA helicase RuvB, translated as MDDRIISANLMMEDQTAELSLRPRYLNEYIGQNQVKENLKIYIEAAKMRKEALDHVLLYGPPGLGKTTLANIIANELGVNLRTTSGPAIERPGDLAALLTNLQEGDVLFIDEIHRLHRTVEEVMYPAMEDFALDIMIGKGPSARSVRLDLPPFTLIGATTRAGLLSAPLRDRFGVISRLEFYTTDELAYIVSRNADIMEIEIVGDAAEEIALRSRGTPRIANRLLKRVRDFAQVAGDGIIHSELAAEALKRLQIDPRGLDEIDHKMLKAMIHSFRGGPVGLDTIAATIGEESQTIEDVYEPYLLQIGLLQRTPRGRMVTPAAYAHLGIPMPMDSR; from the coding sequence ATGGATGACCGGATTATTTCCGCCAATTTGATGATGGAAGACCAGACGGCGGAGCTAAGCCTTCGCCCCCGTTATCTGAATGAATATATCGGGCAAAATCAGGTAAAAGAAAATTTGAAAATATATATTGAAGCGGCCAAAATGCGTAAAGAGGCGCTGGATCATGTGCTGCTGTACGGCCCGCCTGGATTGGGCAAAACGACGCTCGCCAATATTATCGCCAATGAGCTTGGTGTTAATTTACGCACGACCTCAGGCCCGGCAATTGAAAGACCTGGGGACCTGGCGGCGTTGCTGACTAATCTTCAAGAGGGCGATGTTTTGTTCATTGACGAGATACATCGCCTGCACCGTACGGTGGAAGAAGTCATGTATCCGGCAATGGAGGATTTTGCTCTGGACATTATGATTGGTAAAGGCCCGAGTGCGCGTTCGGTTCGTCTGGATTTGCCGCCCTTTACGCTTATAGGGGCTACTACGCGCGCTGGGCTGCTTTCTGCGCCGTTGCGTGACCGATTTGGTGTCATTAGTCGGTTGGAGTTCTATACGACAGACGAGCTGGCCTACATCGTATCAAGGAACGCAGATATTATGGAGATTGAGATTGTCGGGGATGCGGCCGAGGAAATTGCATTGCGTTCACGGGGGACACCACGGATTGCGAATCGGCTGTTAAAAAGGGTACGTGATTTTGCCCAAGTTGCAGGAGACGGTATTATTCATTCGGAGCTGGCCGCAGAGGCGTTGAAGAGATTGCAAATTGATCCGCGCGGACTGGATGAAATTGACCATAAAATGCTTAAGGCGATGATTCATTCATTCCGTGGCGGACCTGTGGGATTGGATACAATTGCAGCGACCATTGGCGAAGAAAGTCAGACGATCGAGGATGTGTATGAGCCATATTTGTTGCAAATCGGCCTTCTGCAAAGAACGCCGCGGGGACGGATGGTGACTCCGGCGGCCTATGCTCACCTCGGAATTCCCATGCCAATGGATTCACGGTGA
- a CDS encoding TIGR04086 family membrane protein, which translates to MELIRRWCSFRLAHPILSGLFYAFAWMLLGAFILSLLLWLTQMQEQDLSLYTYIVHAFAMVSGGFVAGKRSTNKGWYQGGITSILYGLIVLLVGFLALDAGMNAKDLLHLGIAFIIGAGGGMFGINLSR; encoded by the coding sequence ATGGAGCTCATTCGCCGCTGGTGTTCGTTTCGTCTGGCCCATCCCATTTTATCCGGCTTGTTTTATGCTTTTGCATGGATGCTGCTGGGCGCATTTATCCTTTCGCTACTCTTGTGGCTGACACAGATGCAGGAACAGGATTTATCGTTGTATACGTACATCGTTCATGCATTCGCCATGGTATCCGGCGGCTTCGTCGCCGGTAAAAGATCTACGAACAAAGGCTGGTATCAAGGCGGTATTACAAGCATCCTGTATGGGCTAATCGTGCTGCTGGTCGGTTTTCTGGCACTGGATGCAGGCATGAACGCCAAGGATCTTTTGCATCTGGGAATTGCCTTTATCATTGGAGCCGGGGGCGGGATGTTTGGGATTAACCTGAGCAGATAA
- a CDS encoding SpoIID/LytB domain-containing protein translates to MSEKALNQNTIFGTWAGRAKRAIAAIVLAVVCLPWYPTVHAAATQEDIRVVIFADLGSKYKATTPAVTLKSSGGLSVGQNSGGSFQAWTRLPDSTARFSVDSYRVKVLEGNEAAAIKAAQVLQKTNDKPTVFIGSKNGSSVYQVYAGIYASEQAAQAAVQRISTAAGAQAEVTGNKHWSTGNYGSEQEANLVRTTIAAAGFDAFTVVQSRGQYAVWIGEESNDSKLSALKTELESKQPRLTLSKVNATQTGLIVRQEAGVTTGSQVMTHYVLSGSDNSKVIVNGGNDGIQVVERSQRTYRGDMEIGMTSGQLALVNEVPLEQYLYSVVGAEVYSSWPGEALKAQAVAARSYALAQGNRFQIGNVVDGTLSQAYNGKGSEHANVSEAVDATAGEVIKSGGKVVEAVFSSNAGGVTADASEVWNSGGEAFASVDSSGDTSAQKGAQEWYHVLLSSGKTGYIREDNVKELEGVTEAGLDKVTVTAENTNVRPIPQIQSNVTAVAKVQPGEEMIVLEKVPQSGDYAWVRGPFTAAQLVKSLQGKVTGTVPSSIDHLDVTKRGPSGRVLEVEANGSPLKVKYPDMYRSAMGGLPSTLFDIASTGSYTVLGADGATTHVNGAQGTTILSASGSSTSGGNGVIVMNEDRHARVIDKTQSFIFTGKGNGHGLGLSQWGANGLADQGYDYKKILQHYYKNVDIVKD, encoded by the coding sequence ATGAGTGAAAAGGCGTTGAATCAAAACACAATTTTCGGCACATGGGCGGGTCGGGCCAAACGGGCAATAGCGGCTATAGTATTAGCTGTAGTTTGCCTGCCTTGGTATCCGACTGTTCACGCCGCTGCCACCCAAGAGGATATTCGTGTAGTGATCTTTGCGGATCTGGGCAGCAAATATAAAGCGACTACACCCGCTGTTACCTTGAAATCATCAGGGGGTTTGAGTGTCGGACAAAACAGTGGGGGCAGCTTTCAGGCCTGGACGAGACTTCCGGACAGCACAGCACGCTTTAGTGTAGACAGCTATCGGGTGAAGGTACTTGAAGGTAATGAAGCGGCTGCGATAAAAGCGGCTCAAGTGTTGCAGAAGACCAATGATAAACCGACGGTTTTTATTGGCTCGAAAAACGGTAGCTCCGTCTATCAGGTGTATGCGGGAATATATGCGAGTGAGCAGGCGGCGCAGGCCGCTGTACAGCGCATTTCTACTGCAGCTGGAGCACAGGCCGAAGTTACGGGGAACAAGCATTGGTCTACAGGGAACTATGGCAGTGAGCAAGAGGCCAATCTCGTCCGAACGACGATTGCTGCCGCAGGTTTTGATGCTTTTACCGTAGTTCAATCGAGAGGTCAATATGCTGTCTGGATCGGTGAAGAGAGTAATGACAGCAAGTTGTCCGCTTTGAAAACAGAACTGGAAAGCAAGCAACCGCGACTCACCCTCTCTAAAGTCAACGCTACTCAAACTGGACTGATTGTGAGACAGGAAGCAGGAGTAACGACAGGCTCTCAGGTGATGACTCATTACGTGCTGAGTGGTTCTGATAATAGCAAGGTTATTGTCAACGGAGGCAACGATGGAATTCAAGTGGTTGAGAGATCACAGCGTACATATCGTGGAGACATGGAGATTGGCATGACGTCAGGACAGCTAGCGCTAGTAAACGAAGTGCCGTTGGAGCAGTATTTGTATTCCGTGGTAGGAGCTGAAGTCTATTCCTCATGGCCGGGTGAAGCGCTCAAGGCACAAGCGGTAGCGGCTCGCAGCTATGCGCTTGCCCAAGGCAATCGTTTTCAGATCGGGAACGTGGTGGATGGAACGTTAAGCCAGGCTTATAACGGCAAAGGCTCGGAGCATGCAAATGTTAGCGAGGCTGTAGATGCAACCGCTGGTGAAGTGATTAAAAGTGGTGGCAAGGTGGTTGAAGCTGTATTTTCGTCCAATGCGGGCGGCGTTACAGCGGATGCTTCCGAGGTGTGGAACAGTGGCGGCGAAGCGTTTGCCAGCGTAGATAGCTCTGGAGATACTTCGGCGCAAAAAGGAGCACAGGAGTGGTATCACGTGCTTCTCTCGAGCGGAAAGACAGGCTATATCCGAGAAGATAACGTTAAGGAGCTGGAGGGAGTCACAGAGGCGGGGCTAGACAAGGTCACCGTGACTGCTGAAAATACCAATGTGCGTCCCATTCCTCAAATTCAATCAAACGTGACAGCAGTAGCCAAGGTACAACCGGGTGAAGAAATGATTGTATTGGAAAAGGTACCTCAATCTGGAGACTACGCATGGGTGCGGGGACCCTTTACGGCTGCTCAGCTTGTAAAATCCTTGCAAGGGAAAGTAACGGGCACAGTACCGTCCTCTATTGACCATCTCGATGTCACCAAACGCGGTCCGTCTGGACGAGTGCTGGAGGTTGAAGCGAACGGATCGCCTTTAAAGGTGAAGTATCCTGATATGTATCGTTCAGCGATGGGCGGATTGCCGAGCACGCTGTTTGATATTGCGAGTACCGGCAGTTATACTGTATTAGGCGCTGATGGGGCTACTACTCATGTAAATGGTGCACAGGGAACTACAATCCTGTCGGCATCAGGGAGCAGCACTTCCGGTGGTAACGGGGTGATCGTCATGAATGAAGATCGTCATGCGCGAGTCATCGACAAAACGCAGAGCTTTATTTTTACAGGCAAAGGGAATGGTCACGGTTTGGGCTTGTCACAATGGGGAGCCAACGGTTTGGCTGATCAGGGGTATGATTACAAGAAAATTTTGCAACACTATTACAAAAATGTGGATATAGTTAAGGACTGA
- the ruvA gene encoding Holliday junction branch migration protein RuvA — protein MIDFLRGSVAHLENEYVVLDVQGVGYRVFCPNPYAFAKTEGPIVIYIHHHVRDDATLLFGFATREEQQLFRKLIDVSGIGPRVALGILGGGTPTHVVTAIYQENIAFLTKLPGIGKKTAQRMILDLKDKLDGIGSIGIATGLFAEPVVEEGEGSYWSEAREALKALGYTDAELDKVWSKMKKDAKPDESADILMKRALQLLFAG, from the coding sequence ATGATAGATTTCTTGCGTGGTTCTGTGGCTCACTTGGAAAATGAATATGTCGTTTTGGATGTGCAGGGTGTCGGGTACCGGGTATTTTGTCCGAATCCTTATGCCTTTGCCAAAACGGAAGGGCCGATTGTCATCTATATTCATCATCATGTAAGGGACGATGCCACTTTACTGTTCGGGTTTGCGACTCGTGAGGAACAGCAGTTGTTCCGTAAGCTGATTGATGTATCCGGCATTGGGCCGCGTGTGGCGCTAGGCATCTTGGGAGGCGGTACACCTACTCATGTGGTAACGGCAATCTATCAGGAGAACATCGCATTTCTCACCAAACTGCCTGGTATCGGTAAAAAGACAGCACAGCGCATGATTCTGGATTTGAAGGATAAGCTGGATGGCATCGGTTCAATCGGCATTGCTACGGGATTGTTTGCGGAGCCTGTCGTGGAAGAGGGCGAGGGTTCCTATTGGAGCGAGGCACGAGAAGCGCTCAAGGCGTTGGGCTACACAGATGCAGAGCTTGATAAGGTATGGAGCAAAATGAAGAAAGATGCGAAACCTGATGAATCTGCCGATATTTTAATGAAACGGGCTTTGCAACTGTTGTTTGCCGGATAG
- the ruvC gene encoding crossover junction endodeoxyribonuclease RuvC, which translates to MRFLGIDPGIAIVGFGFVDKIGSKVVPVQYGCIQTEAHTPEEERLLHVYEGMLQLIDKYKPDAVALEKLFFNRNVTTAMSVSQARGVLVLAAKQRGLPIGEYTPMQVKQAIVGYGKAEKKQVQEMVRMFLKLQVVPKPDDVADALAVAICHAHSYGLNSKLNEVLRK; encoded by the coding sequence TTGCGTTTTCTAGGAATTGATCCGGGTATTGCAATTGTGGGCTTTGGATTTGTGGACAAGATTGGCAGTAAGGTGGTTCCTGTTCAATATGGCTGCATCCAGACGGAGGCCCATACACCGGAAGAAGAGCGGTTGCTTCATGTGTATGAAGGCATGCTGCAATTGATTGATAAATATAAGCCTGATGCGGTAGCGCTGGAGAAGCTTTTTTTTAATCGTAACGTAACAACCGCAATGTCTGTGAGTCAGGCGCGTGGTGTGCTGGTGCTGGCTGCGAAACAACGTGGTCTGCCTATAGGGGAATATACGCCTATGCAGGTGAAACAGGCTATTGTAGGTTATGGAAAGGCTGAGAAGAAGCAGGTACAGGAAATGGTTAGAATGTTTCTGAAGCTTCAAGTTGTGCCCAAACCGGATGATGTGGCGGATGCTTTGGCAGTGGCTATTTGTCATGCGCATTCATATGGACTAAATTCAAAGTTAAATGAGGTATTGCGAAAATGA
- the yajC gene encoding preprotein translocase subunit YajC — protein sequence MFQFATAAAAPGGAGGLFQMIWPLALMFVIFYFLLIRPNQKKQKQRQTMLQALKKGDKVITIGGLHGTIMEITDDVVVLRVNDVTKLTFDRSAISNAIAKDAASEEVVSKS from the coding sequence ATGTTTCAATTTGCTACAGCTGCAGCTGCACCCGGTGGAGCTGGGGGGCTTTTTCAAATGATTTGGCCACTGGCTCTGATGTTTGTAATCTTCTATTTCTTGCTGATTCGTCCGAATCAGAAAAAACAGAAGCAGCGTCAAACGATGCTTCAAGCCTTGAAAAAGGGTGATAAAGTGATTACAATCGGAGGTCTTCATGGTACAATTATGGAGATTACGGATGATGTGGTCGTTTTGCGTGTGAATGATGTTACGAAGCTAACCTTTGATCGCAGCGCGATCAGCAATGCGATTGCAAAAGATGCTGCTTCCGAGGAAGTTGTTTCCAAATCATAG